aataatttttaaactGATTGATGGTATTTTGCATACTAAATTGTAACTTAAcgccgagaaaaaaaaattgacacttGTTCTTTCTTGGAAAATGACTGGGGggattgaattaaaaaaaactgttttattCTGCCTCATTAAACCACTAGGGTTGCTGCTGTCGTTGCCGAACGATGATTGGCGGCAGTGACAGGCCTTATATCCTTATCAAACCTAATGATGTAAATGGGGGGTGGAACGGGATCGAGTCTGTCGTTTCAGCCGATTCGGTTCACTTGCATTGACATGTTGAGTGATGGcgcgagaaaaaaaggagaaggatCTACTATTATACTGTTTTGCGTCCTCCATCTTCGTCTCTTTGCGTTCGTCGACGCTTGGGCTTTTCCCTATTTAATGAGGATGAATAATGGAGGGAGCCGTTGGACGTTGCTTGCGTTTGCTCTTGCCGTCTTGCCAGATAAAGGGCCGCTCGAATAGAAGATGGCCAGGGAATCGGGTAGCGAAGCTGCTGGGCCATTTGCCAACAAGTTTGAAATGGACGATGCGCAAACGTTTTTATAGAGTTCTCGGGCTtagacgctttttttttatgtaagaGGGAATGACTATCTAAAAgctagaagagaaaaaaaaaaaggaactttgTTTACATCGCCAAGTTGTCCGGCTGCCAGCGCCAAGAGTTTGTTCCAGTCGACGACGGTAGCTGGGTCGTAGTTGCGCGGCGGCTTGGCTCCGTTCGGTTGGCCGTCATTGTTGTCTCTGGTCTCTGCGTTTTCTTGGGTTTCTAAATCTTGTCCGTCGTTGAGCGGCGGCGTCGCTATGGAAACTAACTCGAGCAAGTCGTCCAAGCGTTGACGTTCCAAACCCAACGTTGTCCAAAGTTGGATAATGTCACCTAAATTGACATCGTCCGACGGTTGACCGCCACGACCGCCACTcaactttgtttgtttttttgtttttttcaaatggagacataaacaaatttcaaaatgttaaatCTAGTCAAACATCAATTTGCCAgtaacgttaaaaaaatgcgcaaaaataaaatgaaaggaaTTGTTTTTCGGGAGTGGGGGGGGAGTCggcagtttaaaaaaaaaagcgtctgtACGTGCGGGCAAAATCTGGCAATACACGAAAgcggaaaagagaaatggaggGGAGGTAAATTCTGGTTGTTTCGTCGTTTTCGGAAGCACCACAATTTAAGCCAATTGGGCAGCAATGGTCGAGAAAAAGGGACTtcgaaatctttttctttttttaagaggATTGCGCCCAAAGTGAAGGCAAACCAACAGACAGAGTAGAACGTACTGTTGCTGTGCGGTCGgctgagaaaaataaaaaggaaaaactttttttttttttccctttttttgtgtctttctTTGTGTCACGAAAGGATAGACGGCCATTATTCCtcgttatgtttttttttgggggggagggattgagatattttcattcttcttaaATGTAACGTGTGTAGCAACATAGGGAAACCACacaaaaaggagggaaacttttatttttaaagggaTAAAAATTGCCTTCCTGCGAGACCACCAATCTTGTGGTCGGCCATTGAGCTGTCGCATCCGatagctttttctttcttcttctttttttttgttgtaaaagTTCAATCAGTCTTGTCGAGTCCAGGCAATTCTCGTGTGTGTTACGTAGCGATGTGCAGCTACTGTAGTAGTTAGTAAGGAAATAAGAAAGACGAAGCCGCTTTGACTCCATATGTGCAGGGTAATAAATAAGTCTATCGGCTGGCCAGGACAAGTGATGTGGGGTTTGTGGCCGGCTTATTAGACAGTTTGGACGGACCGCTggtgtttttgttcttttttttttcggctatTTTGTGAGAGAAAAGGAGATCCAAATGCGCCATTAGTTTCCAATTTGGTCAAAGAGATTGAAGAAAGAACAAGAAGGAGCTTTAACGACACCCAAAGCGCATTGTCCGTCTTTTTCCTAACGTTgtaaactttttcttttctctttttcttgaagaCGAACGGACCGGGAGGTTATCAGAGAAAATGGGAGACGGGGGAGGGTGGTCAAAGAGGCTCATTCAACGACAATTGCGGTCgtaaagtttgttttgtttttttgcgtaCGAAGGAAACGGAGTGGAAAgtaggaagaagaaaaaaagagcttaGGCgaagccttttcttttttttttaaatcaggaTTTACATTTGATAAAAGTGTACTCGTGAATGCAGTCGATAGGCTTATATACGTACTTGCTTGTGAAGGAGTCTGAGCAGACCGACGGTGATTCCCGAATGATTGTCGAGGGACGTTACCTCCTCCCAGCGATCCTTATCTAGCGGCGCGGACCCGCGGGACAGAGCCCGGAAGTAATCCCTCGACCTGAAGTCCACACAATACATCAAGTCACAAGCATTACAcgcatattttttgtttcgctaCATTTTGATGGTAAAGAAAATTGCAAACTTAATAGTTTAGTTTGTACACTTTCTATGGGATTGTATGTTTTGCTCGACCTCTTTCTGCTCTGATTTCAAAACCTACATCCATtgcgtatttttcttttcagtttgaGTCTTACAAGTGCTGTTGGTGACACATCAAAAGAGCGTCCTACTCGGATGTGGAatagagaaatgaaagaaaaagagttttgaaaagaaGCCGAGCATTTCCTGATACGCGTCACTGCTTTGAAAGGAAAGCTGGAAAAGGGATGACCGCTACATTGTTGCTTGTATGTTTCTAAAatacttttgattttttttttttttttaaagaatttaaaaGATTGTGGGCAGGAGCTTTCTGAGCCTATTTTCTAAACAAACCAAACTGTTTTCtgtcgatttttttaaaacgaaatgttTTGCTACTTGCCATTGAAGGAGATCGCGAGGATCCGTGCGGATGGCGGCTTTGGCGTACTCTTTGAGAATGCCGGGCAGTTCCGGCTTGAAGTTGGTCCAATTACCGATCTGATAGGCAGCACCGTTCAATCCGGgcatgttttttctttctttcttatctcCTTTTATGtcgtccccttttttttttatcctcttttaccttttttttttcgagagcTCTTTACTTCTCTGTGATgctggaacacacacacacacaagtaatAGAACGTATGCACGAATTTGAAAAGGACAGACAAGGTGAAAGCCaacctggtttttttttttatccttgtTCCTCTTTTAGCGAACGTAGCGTCTAACTCTTGGGCGTAGGGACGAATCCACAACATACGACGTCGATGGATGTTTGTGTTTGGCTTCGTTCGGTTGTCATGGCAACCGATGTGTGGTGCTACCGTGAGTCTTGTCCCGTATCAACCACACGACACGGAGGGGTGGAGTTTTGATTCCAATCAATACCTGGCCATTTTCATAGATGatgcgtttcttttgttttccctttttctctgATACAGAAGGCCAGTCCCGTCTTGTTTTGCTTCGCGTTGATAAATGTTGAtctttatttcaatttttcatgtttcgtttttggaaACATTCACGTTTGACTTGAATTCTCTCGTCATCTTCGATGAATTGATGaaggggaaaatgaaaatagtgTTAATAGAACAAGTAACCGCAGCTATCAGATATATATTTGTTCGTTCAACAGCCGATTTCTATTAATTTCACAACAGTgggttacacacacacaaccagATGCGCACCGTGTTTTGCTCCAGTCTTTCTTTcgcaatttgatttttttttttttttttttttttgcaattatACATTGATAATATCTATACAGGTTAACCCTTTCACGTTGGGTTTTACATATGGCAAGATTCCATGTtcaatcttcatttttttgtttgcctgaTTTGCTGTAAATTGCATCCATTTGCGCTTGCGCCAGTTTGCCAACTCGGTCGCTGCTCTAAAACATTTGCCAAAAATCGTAAACACTTTGCATTCGTCATCACCGAGGGGAATGATGTCAGACAAGAAAACTTGAAAATTTTGCCAGCTGGTTGGATAGGAAACAATTGGGGTATGCGCAAGTTTTCGAGTGGGTTCGAGAGAACAAAACAATGGATAATGGAGGGATGGGCTATGTCGCAGTTGTTT
This genomic stretch from Daphnia carinata strain CSIRO-1 chromosome 4, CSIRO_AGI_Dcar_HiC_V3, whole genome shotgun sequence harbors:
- the LOC130687303 gene encoding ropporin-1-like protein, coding for MPGLNGAAYQIGNWTNFKPELPGILKEYAKAAIRTDPRDLLQWSRDYFRALSRGSAPLDKDRWEEVTSLDNHSGITVGLLRLLHKQLSGGRGGQPSDDVNLGDIIQLWTTLGLERQRLDDLLELVSIATPPLNDGQDLETQENAETRDNNDGQPNGAKPPRNYDPATVVDWNKLLALAAGQLGDSLGETMETLCTILTTDDDGGSSLPVDTFIEMYTYLANIDGDIGQEEIEAVVEYAGRVAQLQDGTVNRFNLKSALCPTLH